In Treponema rectale, a single genomic region encodes these proteins:
- a CDS encoding RICIN domain-containing protein, whose translation MKKVLFAMATTVFVLVTASCSLLNTSDELVEGSRTASGVQKGVLLAGVHHYDTDGNTLFGDGGCMLQTVKHKKNSDGSIDYGTIEKVGKYIYWYGEYRYSSGNARGVSCYRSTDMVNWEWRCNILPESSSPELWTDGYFLERPKVIYNEKTGKYVLWAHRDGTGWNYGYASIIVAEGDYPDQEFTYVKTFRPFDDPALDIHDSGYTSDYSNDDLPYGYMSRDCTLFVDDDGTAYFASSSSENSAINIYRLTDDYLDVDTTWLAQDALKRNQKEAPCIIKRNDVYYCVTSDTDGWNVTPSRWFYSYHIGGPWYYGGVFSDNDDGGNNSSNDRHSDRSQPAYIFKLTATDGSGTNSWLYLGDRWGPAFGKSSTYDNEQVLMKVEFDDSSSTPKCNAFFSEALCPDVEKGEINYPQYYYIRNANSQYMTNLEYCYQGTNASWTGTAPSGDSTSTLRRDQYLYQYRLVPTNYGYQLINRYSGLAITANGTEANGTCSMQSRDADDEKQSFVLEKYSDGVYKIKNYATQQYVSTWLKTTKVESTQLNGSNILWMSSYGYYPGWEQYETTYRNNYSNTAIRQRWQLIPVNTDDDEWDF comes from the coding sequence ATGAAAAAAGTTTTGTTTGCTATGGCAACGACGGTTTTTGTTCTGGTGACAGCTTCATGTAGTCTTCTTAATACTTCAGATGAATTGGTTGAAGGTTCAAGAACTGCAAGCGGTGTCCAGAAAGGTGTTCTTCTGGCTGGTGTTCATCACTATGACACTGACGGAAATACTCTTTTTGGAGACGGTGGCTGTATGCTTCAGACTGTGAAGCATAAAAAGAACTCTGACGGCAGTATTGATTATGGTACTATAGAAAAAGTCGGAAAATATATTTACTGGTATGGTGAGTACCGTTATTCAAGCGGTAATGCCCGCGGTGTATCATGCTACCGTTCTACGGATATGGTTAACTGGGAGTGGAGATGTAATATTCTTCCAGAAAGCTCTTCTCCTGAACTTTGGACAGACGGATACTTCCTTGAACGTCCGAAGGTTATTTATAACGAAAAAACAGGAAAGTATGTTCTCTGGGCTCACCGTGATGGTACAGGCTGGAACTATGGATATGCTTCGATTATCGTAGCAGAAGGAGATTATCCGGATCAGGAATTTACTTATGTAAAGACATTCCGTCCTTTTGATGATCCTGCTCTTGATATTCATGATTCAGGATATACAAGTGATTATTCTAATGACGACCTTCCTTACGGTTATATGAGCCGTGACTGTACGCTTTTTGTTGATGATGACGGTACAGCATATTTTGCATCATCTTCTTCAGAAAATAGTGCAATTAATATTTACCGCCTTACAGATGATTATCTTGATGTTGATACTACATGGCTTGCTCAGGATGCCCTTAAACGTAATCAGAAAGAAGCTCCTTGTATCATTAAGAGAAATGATGTTTATTACTGTGTAACTTCTGATACAGACGGTTGGAACGTAACACCTTCAAGATGGTTCTATTCTTATCATATTGGTGGCCCATGGTATTACGGCGGAGTTTTCTCTGATAATGATGATGGTGGAAATAACTCTTCTAACGATCGTCACTCTGACCGCTCACAGCCTGCTTATATCTTTAAGCTTACGGCAACAGATGGTTCTGGTACTAATTCCTGGCTGTATCTTGGTGACCGCTGGGGTCCTGCTTTCGGTAAGTCATCAACTTATGATAACGAACAGGTTCTTATGAAGGTTGAATTTGATGATTCTTCTTCTACGCCAAAATGTAATGCTTTCTTCAGTGAAGCTTTGTGTCCTGATGTAGAGAAGGGAGAAATTAATTATCCTCAGTATTATTACATCAGGAACGCAAACAGTCAGTATATGACAAACCTTGAATATTGTTATCAGGGAACAAATGCCAGCTGGACGGGAACTGCTCCAAGTGGAGATTCAACATCAACTCTTCGTCGTGATCAGTATCTGTATCAGTATCGTCTTGTTCCTACAAATTACGGCTATCAGCTTATTAACCGCTATTCCGGTCTTGCAATTACTGCCAACGGAACGGAAGCTAACGGTACCTGTTCAATGCAGAGCCGTGATGCAGATGATGAAAAGCAGAGTTTCGTATTGGAAAAATACTCTGATGGTGTTTACAAGATAAAGAATTATGCAACACAGCAGTATGTTTCAACCTGGCTTAAAACTACAAAGGTTGAATCTACTCAGCTGAACGGTTCAAATATTCTCTGGATGTCAAGCTATGGTTACTATCCGGGATGGGAACAATATGAAACAACTTATCGTAATAATTATTCTAATACTGCTATTCGTCAGCGCTGGCAGCTTATACCTGTTAATACAGATGATGATGAATGGGATTTCTAA
- a CDS encoding family 43 glycosylhydrolase translates to MKLKKIATFLIATCTLLMSVAAEEKSVTNGVAWTDANGNVIQAHDTVVKYGSKYYWYGLDYSQEAAVGDGTGFMAVKCYESEDLVNWTWKSDVLTKQTDDRFYGMGNVFFPQVVYNKSTKMFVMWMGTSNGPLVAVSDKPYGNFHIHDTYVTTSSGSIINSVFVDDDGAAYLSAYVWEDLAVDAPKLYVYRLTDDYLEIRKEWNSWGDIYSISFDNRAIGRSKIIKHKGVYYLIFADYGSLISVASKLEYTGLTWYDFVGGSYTYQGVKWAYANSLYDEWSGVNSFENTSTSYEFSTLIAVQGEEGTSYIASFNGWNSSDMSNSTYTWQPLQWDDSKFSNMDVPYIGDYSSIVIDAKKGTVKGN, encoded by the coding sequence ATGAAATTAAAGAAAATAGCTACTTTTTTGATTGCGACATGTACACTCCTTATGAGTGTTGCAGCAGAAGAAAAATCAGTAACTAATGGTGTTGCATGGACAGATGCCAATGGTAATGTAATTCAGGCACATGATACTGTTGTAAAATATGGCAGTAAGTATTACTGGTACGGACTGGATTACAGTCAGGAAGCTGCTGTTGGTGACGGTACAGGTTTTATGGCTGTTAAGTGTTATGAGAGTGAAGATCTTGTAAACTGGACCTGGAAAAGCGATGTACTTACAAAACAGACAGATGACCGTTTCTATGGAATGGGAAATGTTTTCTTTCCACAGGTTGTTTATAACAAGTCAACAAAAATGTTTGTTATGTGGATGGGAACATCAAATGGACCTCTTGTTGCTGTAAGTGATAAGCCTTATGGTAATTTCCATATTCATGATACTTATGTAACTACAAGTTCCGGTTCAATCATAAACTCTGTTTTTGTAGATGATGACGGCGCTGCATATCTTTCAGCTTATGTTTGGGAAGATCTTGCTGTAGATGCACCTAAACTTTATGTATACCGCCTTACTGATGATTATCTTGAAATCCGTAAAGAATGGAATTCCTGGGGTGACATTTATTCAATCAGCTTTGACAATCGTGCAATAGGACGCTCAAAGATTATTAAACATAAGGGTGTTTATTACCTTATCTTTGCAGATTATGGAAGTCTTATTTCAGTTGCTTCTAAGTTGGAGTATACAGGCTTAACCTGGTATGATTTTGTCGGCGGTTCGTACACATATCAGGGTGTAAAATGGGCTTATGCAAACAGCCTTTATGATGAATGGTCAGGTGTTAATTCATTCGAAAATACCTCTACAAGTTATGAATTCAGTACTTTGATTGCCGTTCAGGGTGAAGAAGGTACAAGTTATATTGCTTCTTTCAACGGATGGAATTCATCTGATATGAGCAATAGCACTTATACCTGGCAGCCGCTTCAGTGGGATGATTCTAAGTTCTCTAACATGGATGTTCCATATATCGGCGATTATTCATCAATTGTAATTGATGCTAAAAAAGGCACTGTAAAGGGTAACTAA
- a CDS encoding Ig-like domain-containing protein, with amino-acid sequence MKKYSIIKAFTASLAAAALFCVTACNNDATEFVPTVAKGLEISSINLSASSVVLSGTSGITTKDLSADIYPSYATNTTVYWSSSDDSIVTVSSETGTSVTLTLIGKGTAVVTARSESGVATASCKVICELETTAPDTVSAVTVTANANNVYFEWTDPVDYDSDLDHIRIESNSGEYTEVAAGLEYGWVKGLSSGTEYNFTLTAIDLNGNASVGYQISATTETVAEEFTAESVTNPTVSKLAESITVTWAADSVLEGSEEWNHMDLIIGEEVVKQLFYTSDEISYTFEGLTAGDEYVVTAKVYNDDFDCLTWTDTVTTDNYVATIVCDDSVSADFSGYLPVKLSDISDEITYSKVQFVLDDVDETAGTATTKVWTGLTVFQEYSVYAKFLDASDNVIGVSNTLVMEPLLRLVHLINGGNKYLQVKDGNVVAFWATDTSNTYTWALMPSLANSDNEDQFSLMSVSGDAWLVIDATTDYSNTTAPSGGWTDGANDTYVMILADKPTTEDGKKLASFTKTTAASGDDNYFSATLVYSSSRTLRDYWNISQCASAQTGSNAIYSSYKFIDVE; translated from the coding sequence ATGAAAAAGTATTCTATTATAAAAGCTTTTACTGCATCTTTAGCTGCTGCTGCATTATTTTGTGTAACTGCATGTAATAATGATGCAACTGAATTTGTTCCAACGGTGGCTAAGGGGCTTGAGATTTCTTCTATAAACCTTTCTGCTTCTTCTGTAGTACTTTCTGGAACAAGCGGTATTACTACAAAAGATTTGTCTGCAGATATTTATCCAAGTTATGCGACAAATACGACTGTTTACTGGTCTTCCAGTGATGACTCAATTGTAACTGTAAGTTCAGAAACTGGTACTTCGGTTACTCTTACACTTATTGGAAAAGGTACGGCAGTTGTTACAGCCCGCAGTGAAAGTGGTGTTGCAACAGCTTCATGCAAAGTAATTTGTGAACTTGAAACAACAGCTCCGGATACTGTTTCTGCTGTAACTGTAACGGCTAATGCCAATAATGTTTATTTTGAATGGACTGACCCGGTTGATTATGATAGTGATCTTGATCATATTCGTATTGAATCAAATAGCGGTGAATATACAGAAGTTGCTGCTGGTCTTGAATATGGTTGGGTTAAGGGACTTAGTTCCGGTACAGAATATAATTTTACATTGACTGCAATTGATCTTAATGGTAATGCTTCTGTCGGCTATCAGATTTCTGCCACTACAGAGACTGTAGCAGAGGAATTTACAGCTGAATCGGTAACAAATCCGACTGTATCTAAACTGGCTGAATCAATTACAGTTACCTGGGCTGCAGATTCTGTGCTTGAAGGTTCTGAAGAATGGAATCATATGGATCTTATTATTGGTGAAGAGGTTGTAAAACAGCTTTTCTATACTTCTGATGAGATTTCATATACATTTGAGGGTTTAACCGCAGGTGATGAATATGTAGTAACAGCTAAAGTTTATAATGACGATTTTGATTGTCTTACCTGGACAGATACTGTAACAACAGATAATTATGTTGCAACTATTGTTTGTGATGATTCAGTAAGTGCAGATTTCTCTGGTTATCTTCCAGTTAAACTTTCTGATATTTCTGATGAAATTACATATTCTAAAGTTCAGTTTGTATTAGATGATGTTGATGAAACTGCGGGAACTGCTACGACAAAAGTATGGACAGGTCTTACAGTTTTCCAGGAATATTCAGTATATGCTAAGTTCCTTGATGCTTCTGACAATGTAATAGGTGTGTCTAATACACTTGTTATGGAGCCATTGCTTAGACTTGTGCATTTGATCAATGGTGGAAATAAATACCTTCAGGTAAAAGATGGAAATGTAGTAGCATTCTGGGCTACAGACACTTCTAATACTTATACATGGGCTTTAATGCCTTCACTTGCAAATTCTGACAATGAAGATCAATTCTCTCTCATGAGCGTAAGTGGTGATGCATGGCTTGTTATAGATGCAACAACAGATTATTCTAATACAACAGCTCCTTCTGGTGGATGGACTGATGGTGCAAATGATACTTATGTAATGATTCTTGCAGATAAACCAACGACTGAGGATGGTAAAAAATTGGCAAGCTTTACAAAAACTACTGCTGCAAGTGGTGATGATAATTATTTCTCTGCAACGTTAGTTTATAGTTCTTCAAGAACACTTCGTGATTATTGGAATATTTCTCAGTGCGCTAGCGCACAGACAGGAAGTAATGCGATTTATTCTTCATATAAGTTTATTGATGTTGAATAA
- a CDS encoding fibronectin type III domain-containing protein has translation MKKVILLFFTAASLLFSGCNDLSEDSSSASLTLDKESITISNALGGATSATVTATLTGSSSSLEWFSADKSIVTVTGSGNFAVILCQGKAGTANVGVRTADNSLEAVCSVSVSLSSAPASCVTDLALTEDSETASGFTLTWTDPVRASAVVIDVFESEEDRTAGIALAEASSTAEPDLYKSYTVDLNLASYVISDLITNSTGKEYYVAVYGYLNGKRSLSAMTVDVQLKPDTNAPADITNVESSVTEHSIELTWTEPSDDDYAGVVVTLVSPVKDFAGNAIASSELTKTIGAGTTKAAFSNLAANTEHEFTFYTYDSNGNKQGDANNESAGSTKTVKTEEDTTAPAVVTNVSAGFTVNGNVSVTWTDPSDRDFKEIIVTAACSTDGYNAPASQTIASGVNNAIFSCDTDAEYTFTVTAYDYDGNASAGITADAVKPVPELTSVTAASYGSGLFAEWKEADIADSSVYSYTYQFLCYTDEDCTNLAATIDVPTGNSKWVLGYGLDFETTYYFVLQTYVYETENLSNNAGYKSSVVCTATMPEKVVATTIKNSKTSAYIVPNTSGTVYCVSSSAANASYSAAWIVRPALDFTSTYTYTGGNDSTTGTVSTFSLEATDADGNPTGKFLYVTNLSTSNTSTTDGTPVLLEQGNIDDVTHASFFQAFASYASTGYKSIRSTYDDGGFMLGNDSAGNVLKYRYSLNVAGVNNWHWYMDISEE, from the coding sequence ATGAAAAAGGTTATACTGTTGTTTTTTACAGCAGCATCTCTGTTGTTTTCAGGATGTAATGATTTAAGTGAGGATTCTTCATCGGCATCTCTTACTCTTGATAAAGAGAGTATTACAATTTCTAATGCTTTGGGTGGTGCAACTTCTGCTACTGTTACTGCTACTCTTACTGGTTCATCTTCTTCGCTTGAATGGTTTTCGGCTGATAAGTCGATTGTAACAGTTACCGGTTCTGGTAATTTTGCTGTTATTTTATGTCAGGGAAAAGCCGGAACAGCTAATGTAGGTGTTCGTACTGCTGATAATTCGCTGGAGGCTGTTTGTTCTGTTTCTGTTTCTTTGTCTTCTGCTCCAGCTTCCTGTGTAACAGATCTTGCACTTACAGAAGATTCAGAAACCGCAAGTGGATTTACTCTTACATGGACGGATCCTGTAAGGGCAAGTGCAGTTGTAATTGATGTATTTGAATCTGAGGAAGATAGAACTGCAGGAATTGCTCTTGCAGAAGCATCAAGTACAGCAGAACCCGATCTATATAAAAGCTATACAGTAGATTTGAATCTTGCTTCATATGTAATATCTGACTTGATTACCAATTCAACTGGTAAAGAGTATTATGTTGCTGTTTATGGTTATCTAAATGGAAAACGGTCTTTATCTGCAATGACTGTAGATGTTCAGCTTAAACCTGATACTAATGCACCTGCAGATATTACAAATGTTGAATCTTCTGTAACAGAGCACAGTATTGAATTAACATGGACGGAACCTTCTGATGATGATTATGCAGGAGTTGTTGTAACACTTGTATCTCCTGTAAAAGATTTTGCAGGAAATGCTATTGCTTCTTCAGAACTTACTAAGACAATTGGTGCAGGTACGACAAAGGCTGCTTTCTCTAACCTCGCAGCTAATACTGAACATGAGTTTACATTCTACACTTATGATAGCAATGGAAATAAACAGGGAGATGCAAATAATGAATCTGCCGGTTCAACAAAGACTGTAAAAACTGAAGAAGATACAACAGCTCCGGCTGTAGTGACTAACGTTTCTGCTGGATTTACTGTAAATGGTAATGTTAGCGTAACATGGACAGATCCAAGTGATCGCGATTTTAAGGAAATAATTGTTACTGCTGCATGTTCTACAGACGGATATAATGCACCTGCTTCTCAGACGATTGCTTCTGGAGTAAACAATGCAATCTTCTCTTGTGATACAGATGCTGAATATACATTTACAGTTACAGCTTATGACTATGATGGAAATGCAAGTGCCGGAATAACTGCTGATGCCGTAAAACCAGTGCCAGAATTGACATCTGTTACAGCAGCTTCTTATGGTTCTGGTCTTTTTGCAGAGTGGAAAGAAGCTGATATTGCAGATTCTTCTGTGTACTCATATACATATCAGTTCCTTTGTTATACAGATGAAGATTGTACAAATCTTGCCGCTACAATTGATGTACCAACAGGTAATTCAAAATGGGTTCTTGGTTATGGTCTTGATTTTGAAACGACTTATTATTTCGTGCTTCAGACTTATGTTTATGAAACAGAGAATTTATCAAATAATGCAGGTTACAAGAGTTCTGTAGTATGCACTGCTACAATGCCAGAAAAGGTTGTTGCTACAACAATAAAAAATTCTAAAACAAGTGCTTATATTGTTCCAAATACATCAGGTACTGTTTACTGCGTAAGTTCTAGTGCTGCAAATGCTAGTTATTCTGCAGCATGGATTGTTCGTCCGGCTCTTGATTTTACAAGCACTTACACGTATACAGGTGGTAACGATTCTACTACAGGAACAGTATCTACATTCAGCCTTGAAGCAACGGATGCAGATGGAAATCCAACGGGAAAATTCCTTTATGTTACAAATTTGAGTACTTCTAATACAAGTACCACAGATGGTACACCAGTATTGCTTGAACAGGGTAATATAGATGATGTAACACATGCGTCCTTCTTCCAGGCTTTTGCTTCTTATGCATCTACCGGCTATAAGTCTATAAGGTCTACTTATGACGACGGTGGATTCATGCTTGGTAATGATTCTGCCGGTAATGTCCTTAAATACCGCTACAGCTTGAATGTTGCCGGTGTAAACAACTGGCACTGGTATATGGATATATCTGAAGAGTAA
- a CDS encoding fibronectin type III domain-containing protein, whose product MRKLLITLATVVSLVFTGCNDIDEENASASLLLDREAVVMTNALGGYTTAKVNASYTGPASDLEWFSANKSIVTVSSENGTSAVILCQGKEGSANIGVRTSDGSLEAVCTVSVSLSAAPATGVSDLQLVEDSETERGFTLKWTDPTRANGVVIDVYKSEEDRTAGLAKIAAREVPEVYSTYTVEFGKEEHTVTDLLTDQVGKNYYVAVCGYLNNYRSLTAETVDVQLKPDVTPPSNVTGVTSSVTDHAVTLTWTDPEDDDYSYVDVSINSDAVDYSGTVIDSSEITKKINKALQTVTFDNLKADQEYTFTFKTADVNGNQQDEGISESVSTAADTTAPAAVSGAAANAGRRAVSLTWTDPDTVDLKELHVYMDDSENYTVVAKSAESNRSNVLQVSDLEELTSYSFVIKACDYNGNESSAATVSATTANPVATNVKAVCSDINFADASLTATVSWTVPSAVEYSNGELVTYNYRVNVTSGGTDVTEVTTAAGAKSVEISGLTYGDDYIFKVTTIPSDEGEFTGTDSSVEKTLIGMIAVKNNWGGRVLVPFKTSAKSYVNCVIVQDDSSKTYNPSVMTYPYWIVRAPLNGTSGYFSLEAATADGEASGIYLYFSATTPSGSTNYDVDGTGWGSGSSPHCFYGDVGQIGTDIAKACFKFDEETNIGAALDGCSAWMAVKTADGKYFWSGNSNPGLMNSIDKTKGDYSWCYKVITE is encoded by the coding sequence ATGCGTAAGCTATTAATAACGCTCGCAACTGTCGTATCATTAGTTTTTACAGGTTGTAATGACATTGATGAGGAAAATGCGTCAGCTTCTTTGTTGTTGGATAGGGAAGCTGTCGTCATGACAAATGCTCTTGGCGGATACACAACGGCAAAAGTTAATGCAAGTTATACAGGTCCAGCTTCTGACCTGGAATGGTTTTCTGCAAATAAGTCTATAGTTACCGTTTCTTCTGAAAACGGAACGTCAGCTGTGATTCTCTGTCAGGGAAAAGAAGGTTCAGCAAATATCGGCGTACGTACTTCAGACGGCTCTCTTGAAGCAGTGTGTACGGTAAGCGTATCTCTGTCAGCAGCACCGGCAACAGGTGTTTCAGATCTGCAACTTGTAGAAGATTCAGAGACGGAAAGAGGATTTACTCTTAAATGGACGGATCCGACCAGAGCCAATGGTGTAGTAATTGACGTTTATAAATCGGAGGAAGACAGGACAGCCGGCCTTGCAAAAATTGCTGCCAGGGAAGTTCCGGAAGTATATTCAACATATACGGTAGAGTTTGGAAAGGAAGAACATACTGTTACTGACCTTTTAACGGATCAGGTCGGAAAGAATTATTATGTTGCAGTCTGCGGATATCTTAATAACTATCGTTCGCTTACGGCAGAGACAGTAGATGTGCAGCTGAAACCTGATGTGACACCACCTTCAAATGTAACAGGAGTTACTTCAAGTGTAACCGATCATGCAGTTACACTGACATGGACAGATCCTGAAGATGACGATTATTCTTATGTTGATGTTTCAATTAATTCTGATGCAGTTGATTATTCCGGCACGGTTATTGATTCATCTGAAATTACAAAGAAGATAAACAAGGCACTGCAGACTGTTACCTTTGATAATCTTAAGGCAGATCAGGAATATACGTTTACATTCAAAACTGCAGACGTTAACGGAAATCAGCAGGACGAAGGTATTTCTGAATCTGTTTCTACTGCGGCAGATACAACGGCACCGGCAGCTGTGTCTGGGGCTGCTGCAAATGCAGGACGTAGAGCAGTTAGTCTTACATGGACTGATCCTGATACCGTAGATTTAAAAGAACTTCATGTTTATATGGATGATTCTGAGAATTATACAGTTGTTGCAAAGAGTGCTGAAAGTAATCGTTCAAACGTACTTCAGGTGTCGGATCTTGAAGAGTTGACTTCATATAGCTTTGTAATAAAAGCTTGTGACTATAATGGTAATGAAAGCTCAGCTGCGACAGTTTCTGCGACAACTGCAAACCCTGTAGCAACAAATGTAAAGGCTGTTTGTTCAGATATAAATTTTGCAGATGCTTCTCTGACTGCAACAGTATCATGGACAGTTCCATCTGCTGTTGAGTATTCAAATGGTGAACTCGTTACGTATAATTATCGTGTAAATGTTACTTCAGGTGGAACTGATGTAACAGAAGTGACAACGGCGGCTGGTGCTAAAAGTGTGGAGATTAGCGGTCTTACATATGGTGATGATTATATCTTTAAGGTTACTACAATTCCTTCTGATGAAGGAGAATTTACAGGAACAGATTCTTCTGTAGAAAAAACACTTATAGGAATGATTGCTGTTAAAAATAACTGGGGCGGTCGTGTACTGGTTCCATTTAAAACATCTGCAAAGAGTTATGTTAACTGTGTAATCGTTCAGGATGATTCAAGTAAGACTTATAATCCTTCTGTAATGACGTATCCTTATTGGATTGTAAGGGCTCCGTTAAACGGTACATCTGGTTATTTCAGTCTTGAAGCAGCAACTGCTGATGGTGAGGCTAGTGGTATTTATCTTTACTTTAGCGCAACAACGCCTTCTGGTTCAACAAATTATGATGTTGATGGAACAGGCTGGGGTAGTGGTTCATCCCCGCATTGTTTCTATGGAGATGTAGGTCAGATTGGTACTGATATTGCTAAGGCATGCTTTAAGTTTGATGAAGAGACAAATATAGGTGCCGCTCTTGATGGTTGTTCAGCATGGATGGCAGTAAAGACTGCAGACGGAAAGTATTTCTGGTCTGGTAACTCTAATCCGGGACTTATGAATTCTATAGATAAAACAAAGGGTGACTACAGCTGGTGTTATAAAGTTATAACTGAATGA
- a CDS encoding Rpn family recombination-promoting nuclease/putative transposase, translating to MNGQFTRPWKDLTFKDNFIFCKVMKNEEICRKMLEILLKIKVEKIEYIESEKTIENYYESRGIRLDVYVKDSDRIFDIEIQTGNYDDLLLRARYYQGACDVATVRRRTKFRNLKETYIVFICEDDPFGMGLPVYTKKNRFTETDALIYDDKSHAVFYNSSAWSRVQDEELRDVLRFIYESKATSSFSKLLEENTLRAKSRPGMEDEYMYFMDIVEEEKEYAREAGRAQGLAEGREAGRTEGARQKAVEAAENALKLSLTIKQAAQISGLPEDEVCHISHTL from the coding sequence ATGAACGGACAATTCACCAGACCGTGGAAGGACCTGACCTTTAAGGACAACTTTATCTTCTGCAAGGTTATGAAAAACGAAGAAATCTGTAGAAAGATGCTTGAGATTCTTCTTAAAATTAAAGTCGAAAAAATTGAGTACATTGAATCAGAAAAGACCATCGAAAACTATTACGAATCCAGGGGAATCAGGCTGGATGTCTACGTTAAGGATTCAGACAGAATCTTTGACATAGAAATCCAGACCGGCAACTATGATGACCTGCTGCTGAGGGCCCGCTACTATCAGGGAGCCTGTGACGTTGCAACCGTAAGGCGCCGCACTAAATTCAGGAACCTTAAGGAAACCTACATCGTCTTCATCTGTGAAGATGATCCTTTTGGAATGGGACTGCCCGTATACACGAAGAAGAACCGTTTTACAGAAACAGACGCCCTGATTTATGATGACAAAAGCCATGCCGTATTTTATAATTCAAGTGCATGGAGTAGGGTTCAGGACGAAGAACTAAGGGACGTACTGCGTTTTATTTATGAATCCAAAGCAACTTCTTCTTTCTCAAAACTTCTTGAGGAAAACACCCTCCGTGCAAAATCCAGACCCGGGATGGAGGATGAATACATGTATTTTATGGACATAGTTGAAGAAGAAAAGGAATATGCCCGTGAAGCTGGCAGAGCTCAGGGACTTGCCGAAGGAAGGGAAGCTGGCAGGACTGAAGGTGCCCGTCAGAAAGCTGTTGAAGCAGCTGAAAATGCTCTAAAACTTTCCTTAACCATAAAACAGGCTGCTCAAATTTCAGGTCTTCCAGAAGACGAAGTCTGTCATATATCTCACACCCTTTAG